The following proteins are encoded in a genomic region of Catellatospora sp. TT07R-123:
- the mca gene encoding mycothiol conjugate amidase Mca, translated as MTQRLRLMAVHAHPDDESSKGAATMARYVREGAEVLVVTCTGGERGDVLNPKLDRPEVWENIAEIRKAEMAAARDILGVDQAWLGFVDSGWIEGFDPADPSGLPEGCFARMPAADAAVPLVKLIREFRPEVLLTYDEEGGYPHPDHIQTHVISMIALEAAADPAYRPDLGEPFQVAKTYYHISFTKLKFSALHEAMLAAGLESPYGERLNDDWIGDKSPRITTRIPCGEFFELRDDALRAHATQIDPDGPWFRAPLNVQRAAWPTEDYQLVRSVVQTAIPEDDLFAGLREPAVSDR; from the coding sequence GTGACGCAGCGGCTGCGCTTGATGGCGGTGCACGCCCATCCGGACGACGAGTCGTCCAAGGGGGCGGCGACGATGGCACGTTATGTCCGCGAGGGCGCGGAGGTGCTGGTCGTCACGTGTACCGGCGGCGAACGCGGGGACGTGCTCAATCCGAAGCTGGACCGCCCGGAGGTCTGGGAGAACATCGCCGAGATCCGCAAGGCGGAGATGGCGGCGGCCCGGGACATCCTGGGCGTCGACCAGGCCTGGCTGGGCTTCGTCGACTCGGGCTGGATCGAGGGCTTCGACCCGGCCGACCCGTCCGGGCTGCCCGAGGGCTGCTTCGCCCGGATGCCGGCGGCCGACGCGGCGGTGCCGCTGGTCAAGCTGATCCGCGAGTTCCGCCCGGAGGTGCTGCTGACCTACGACGAGGAGGGCGGCTACCCGCACCCCGACCACATCCAGACGCACGTGATCAGCATGATCGCGCTGGAGGCGGCCGCGGACCCGGCCTACCGCCCCGACCTGGGCGAGCCGTTCCAGGTGGCCAAGACCTACTACCACATCAGCTTCACGAAGCTGAAGTTCTCCGCGCTGCACGAGGCCATGCTCGCCGCGGGCCTGGAGTCGCCGTACGGGGAGCGCCTCAACGACGACTGGATCGGCGACAAGTCGCCGCGGATCACCACCCGCATCCCGTGCGGGGAGTTCTTCGAGCTGCGCGACGACGCCCTGCGGGCGCACGCGACCCAGATCGACCCCGACGGGCCGTGGTTCCGCGCCCCGCTGAACGTCCAGCGCGCGGCCTGGCCGACCGAGGACTACCAGCTGGTCCGCTCGGTCGTGCAGACCGCGATCCCCGAGGACGACCTCTTCGCCGGCCTGCGTGAGCCGGCCGTGAGCGACAGGTGA